In the genome of Hyphomonas sp. Mor2, one region contains:
- the pnuC gene encoding nicotinamide riboside transporter PnuC, producing MHGDAWTDTEGRIMNWIEIIGTLSGLVCVWLLIQRNIWNFPAGMLSAAMFMVLFTQSGLYADAGLQIVFIALNALGLFWWLRGGAEQHGVQIASLSALHFAFCLAAVALIALAIHFGLTRWTDSTVAGWDAITTALSLVAQFMLSRKWIANWWLWIAADLIYIPLYIHKDLWLTAGLYSVFLVMCIIGLREWQRAAKTDAVEQN from the coding sequence ATGCATGGGGATGCATGGACCGATACTGAGGGGCGTATCATGAACTGGATCGAGATTATCGGAACCCTTAGCGGGCTCGTTTGTGTTTGGTTGCTGATCCAACGCAATATCTGGAACTTTCCGGCAGGCATGCTCAGCGCCGCCATGTTCATGGTCTTGTTCACACAATCAGGGCTGTACGCAGATGCAGGATTGCAGATCGTGTTCATCGCCTTGAACGCCCTCGGCTTGTTCTGGTGGTTGCGGGGCGGCGCGGAACAGCACGGCGTCCAAATCGCCTCGTTGAGCGCCTTGCACTTCGCCTTCTGTCTCGCGGCGGTCGCCCTTATCGCGCTCGCCATCCATTTCGGTTTGACTCGATGGACCGATTCCACAGTCGCCGGATGGGACGCCATCACGACGGCTCTCAGCCTGGTGGCGCAATTCATGTTGTCGCGCAAATGGATCGCCAATTGGTGGTTATGGATTGCCGCAGACCTGATCTATATCCCCTTATACATTCACAAGGACTTGTGGCTGACGGCGGGTCTGTACAGCGTCTTCCTGGTCATGTGCATTATCGGGCTGCGCGAATGGCAGCGGGCCGCCAAAACGGATGCTGTCGAACAGAACTGA
- a CDS encoding porin family protein, whose amino-acid sequence MKTFLPALMATAAIALSPAALAEGWYADAGYTHITSDVDTGAGSADIDLGALSGRLGYDFTPNFGVEGELAFGVNDEEATQGGVTASLGLNYLVGAYGKAQVPVAENVNLFARAGVVNAELEAEVTGLGSTSDSETGAAFGVGGTVDINERFYVRGDYTRYDIEDVEADAFTISAGVRF is encoded by the coding sequence ATGAAAACGTTTCTTCCCGCACTGATGGCGACTGCAGCTATCGCCTTGTCTCCAGCGGCGCTCGCCGAAGGTTGGTATGCGGATGCTGGCTACACCCACATCACCTCTGATGTCGATACAGGTGCCGGCTCTGCCGATATTGATCTCGGGGCCCTGTCTGGTCGTCTTGGCTATGACTTCACGCCGAATTTCGGGGTCGAAGGCGAACTGGCGTTTGGCGTCAATGATGAAGAAGCCACACAAGGCGGCGTGACCGCTTCTCTCGGTCTCAACTACCTGGTCGGGGCTTATGGTAAGGCCCAGGTGCCCGTCGCGGAGAACGTGAATCTGTTCGCCCGTGCCGGGGTTGTGAATGCTGAACTGGAAGCCGAGGTCACCGGCCTCGGCTCGACCTCAGACAGCGAGACAGGCGCCGCATTCGGCGTCGGCGGCACCGTCGACATCAATGAGCGCTTCTATGTCCGCGGCGACTATACGCGCTACGACATTGAAGATGTGGAAGCGGATGCCTTCACGATCAGTGCCGGCGTGAGATTCTAA
- a CDS encoding DJ-1/PfpI family protein: MLVQSLLYPGFTTLDLIGALQPLAQIPGVSTEFVARAPGANPTDTGAAIMADKTFDTASTAPDVILVPGGGTPSIDVLEDRETMDFLARQGGAAKWIVAVCTGSLLLGKAGLLNGYKAASHWAVIDTLEAFGATPVHERVVIDRNRCTGGGVTAGVDIGLTIAGQLVGPEVASLVELVLEYNPAPPFGTGHPTLADADTLAMATASAEMVMSPTRIREIAAAD, translated from the coding sequence ATGCTGGTTCAATCTCTTCTCTATCCCGGATTCACGACGCTGGACCTGATCGGGGCACTGCAACCTCTGGCCCAGATCCCGGGTGTTTCCACCGAGTTTGTCGCCCGCGCGCCAGGCGCCAACCCCACCGATACCGGCGCGGCCATCATGGCTGACAAGACGTTCGACACCGCCAGCACCGCGCCAGATGTCATCCTCGTCCCGGGCGGGGGAACGCCCTCGATCGATGTGCTCGAAGATCGCGAGACCATGGACTTCCTGGCGCGCCAGGGCGGAGCGGCCAAGTGGATCGTGGCGGTTTGCACTGGCTCGCTCTTGCTTGGCAAAGCCGGACTGCTGAACGGTTACAAGGCGGCCAGCCACTGGGCTGTGATCGACACGCTCGAAGCATTCGGAGCGACGCCCGTACATGAGCGCGTAGTGATTGACCGCAATCGTTGCACCGGCGGCGGCGTCACGGCTGGCGTCGATATCGGCCTGACCATTGCCGGACAGCTGGTCGGCCCGGAAGTTGCCAGCCTGGTCGAGCTTGTCCTCGAATACAATCCCGCCCCGCCCTTCGGCACCGGCCACCCGACCCTCGCCGATGCCGACACGCTCGCCATGGCGACGGCCAGCGCTGAAATGGTCATGTCCCCGACCCGCATTCGCGAAATCGCGGCGGCAGACTAG
- a CDS encoding TetR/AcrR family transcriptional regulator, with amino-acid sequence MSKSQPKRGRPTTVDTQAALIEMIELFRAKGFAAVSLDDLSSATGLSRPSLYRAFGDKLNMYIAAMDAFGVQVLERAVPKLHATEDVEAGLADFYAAMLSIYYRDAAMAPGCLVFGTAPSSADQAAVQDRLKSGITALDSMMRDRLKRAAPALEEEAIEPLVSLASNTLIAFSARAKSGASKVELVEMGRTSAHLIAGALKKRD; translated from the coding sequence ATGAGCAAATCCCAGCCCAAACGTGGCCGCCCGACGACGGTCGATACACAGGCCGCCCTGATCGAGATGATCGAACTGTTCCGCGCCAAGGGCTTTGCGGCTGTGTCGCTTGATGATCTGTCCTCGGCGACCGGTCTCAGCCGTCCGAGCCTGTACCGGGCCTTCGGGGACAAGCTGAACATGTATATCGCGGCCATGGATGCGTTTGGTGTGCAAGTGTTGGAACGGGCCGTGCCGAAACTGCATGCGACGGAGGATGTGGAGGCCGGGCTGGCGGACTTTTACGCGGCCATGCTGTCTATCTATTACCGCGATGCGGCCATGGCGCCCGGCTGCCTGGTGTTTGGGACGGCGCCCAGCAGCGCGGATCAGGCTGCGGTCCAGGACCGTTTGAAGTCAGGCATTACCGCACTCGACTCCATGATGCGCGATCGGTTGAAGCGGGCCGCACCTGCGCTTGAAGAGGAAGCGATCGAGCCGCTGGTCAGCCTCGCGTCCAACACATTGATCGCCTTTTCGGCGCGCGCCAAATCCGGTGCGAGCAAAGTCGAGCTTGTGGAGATGGGGCGAACGAGCGCCCACCTCATCGCGGGTGCCTTGAAGAAGAGAGATTGA
- a CDS encoding VOC family protein, which produces MPPFHLAFPVHDLTAARAFYGDLLGCPEGRSSAHWVDFDFFGHQIVAHLAPEECAEAGRSDVDGKQVPVRHFGLVLDMDTWTGLADRLTGRVEFVIEPYIRFKGEPGEQATMFFRDPSGNAIELKAFADMGQLFAK; this is translated from the coding sequence ATGCCGCCCTTTCACCTCGCCTTTCCCGTCCATGACCTGACCGCCGCCAGGGCCTTCTATGGCGACCTGCTCGGTTGTCCGGAGGGACGCTCGAGCGCGCATTGGGTGGATTTTGATTTTTTCGGCCACCAGATCGTCGCGCATCTGGCGCCGGAAGAATGCGCTGAAGCCGGCCGATCGGATGTCGATGGCAAACAGGTGCCGGTCCGGCATTTCGGTCTGGTTCTGGATATGGACACCTGGACAGGACTGGCGGACCGCTTGACCGGTCGGGTCGAGTTCGTGATCGAGCCCTATATCCGCTTCAAAGGCGAACCGGGGGAACAGGCGACCATGTTCTTTCGTGATCCTTCCGGGAATGCGATTGAACTGAAAGCGTTTGCGGATATGGGGCAGCTATTCGCGAAATGA
- a CDS encoding nuclear transport factor 2 family protein, whose product MKRAIAVGAAFILSGCISVNATDVTTTAAVQPSDLDAMAIIQARNTYYEELVARQDVDGLIALHTEDYAIFRPGRANVKGAAAHRDYWETAFETMNGLSIDEKTVFFAGPDTIISHDFYQTFSDGEAIGGGQSVIVWKRIDGTWLVHWEMFN is encoded by the coding sequence ATGAAACGAGCAATTGCGGTTGGTGCCGCGTTCATCCTCTCCGGCTGCATCTCGGTCAATGCCACAGACGTGACGACGACCGCCGCGGTCCAGCCGAGCGACCTGGACGCGATGGCGATCATTCAGGCGCGCAATACCTATTATGAAGAACTCGTGGCCAGGCAGGATGTCGACGGCCTGATCGCGCTGCATACCGAAGACTATGCCATCTTCCGCCCAGGCCGGGCCAATGTCAAGGGCGCTGCGGCGCACCGCGATTATTGGGAGACCGCCTTCGAGACCATGAATGGCCTCTCAATCGACGAGAAGACGGTTTTCTTTGCCGGACCGGATACGATTATCTCGCACGATTTTTACCAGACATTTTCTGACGGCGAGGCGATTGGCGGCGGACAATCGGTGATTGTCTGGAAGAGAATTGACGGCACCTGGCTGGTCCATTGGGAAATGTTCAACTAG
- the fdxA gene encoding ferredoxin FdxA: protein MTYIVLDACIRCKYMDCVEVCPVDCFYEGENMLVIHPDECIDCGVCEPECPVEAIKPDTEDDPDAKWLKLNTEYSKVWPNITRMKEPPADREEFAQKTNKLAEFFSPNPGEGD, encoded by the coding sequence ATGACCTACATCGTATTGGACGCTTGCATTCGCTGCAAATACATGGACTGCGTCGAAGTTTGCCCGGTAGACTGCTTTTATGAAGGCGAGAACATGCTCGTCATTCACCCGGATGAGTGCATTGATTGCGGCGTTTGCGAGCCGGAATGTCCGGTCGAAGCCATCAAGCCGGATACCGAAGACGATCCTGACGCGAAATGGCTGAAGCTGAATACGGAATATTCCAAGGTCTGGCCAAACATCACGCGGATGAAAGAGCCTCCGGCGGACCGCGAAGAGTTTGCGCAAAAGACCAATAAGCTGGCCGAGTTTTTCAGCCCCAATCCGGGCGAAGGCGACTAA
- a CDS encoding TerB family tellurite resistance protein, producing the protein MAGFFSRLFGTSRPEPPVRDLDPYEAAAALLVEAALVDGVYANLESDMIAEILVTSFNMSADRADQVLQHGELIAEEATDTHALTRHVKTLPQVERASVIEGLYKVSFADGEACKYEESFIRHVASLLHVDDVTRAHAKKRAELNAP; encoded by the coding sequence ATGGCAGGTTTTTTCTCTCGACTTTTCGGGACCTCGAGGCCGGAACCTCCGGTACGGGATCTCGACCCCTATGAAGCCGCGGCGGCGCTTCTGGTGGAAGCTGCGTTGGTCGACGGCGTCTATGCAAACCTTGAAAGTGACATGATCGCCGAGATCCTTGTCACCAGTTTCAACATGAGCGCAGACCGCGCCGATCAGGTGCTACAGCATGGCGAACTGATCGCTGAAGAAGCGACCGACACGCATGCCCTGACGCGACACGTCAAAACGCTTCCACAAGTCGAACGGGCAAGCGTCATAGAGGGCCTGTACAAGGTCTCATTCGCCGATGGAGAGGCTTGTAAATACGAAGAATCCTTCATTCGGCATGTGGCAAGTCTCTTGCATGTGGACGATGTCACGCGGGCACACGCCAAAAAGAGAGCAGAACTAAACGCTCCGTGA
- a CDS encoding RNA-binding protein, which produces MSDTPSDEVRVDIWLWRARFFKTRALATDYVSRKGIRITRHGQTRKTDKAGQRVCAGDVLTFYKAKAIETVEVLDVGVRRGPAAEAQTLYRRIEASA; this is translated from the coding sequence ATGAGTGACACGCCGAGCGACGAGGTTCGCGTCGATATCTGGCTCTGGCGGGCCCGGTTCTTCAAGACGCGGGCGCTCGCCACTGATTATGTCAGCCGCAAGGGAATCCGCATCACGCGACACGGGCAGACCCGGAAAACCGACAAGGCCGGACAACGCGTCTGCGCCGGTGACGTGCTGACCTTTTACAAGGCAAAAGCGATCGAAACGGTGGAAGTTCTGGACGTTGGCGTGCGGCGCGGCCCGGCTGCGGAAGCTCAAACTCTTTACAGACGCATCGAGGCCAGCGCATAA
- a CDS encoding helicase-related protein yields MAILKAILGPTNTGKTHYALERMMGHTTGMIGLPLRLLAREVYDRVVQVKGDRAVALVTGEERIIPDQARYWVCTVESMPTDIRVEFLAVDEIQIAEDEDRGHVFTDRILNARGTQETLLLGAETMREVLRELEFDISTDIRERFSTLSYAGQKKITKLPKRSAIVAFNADKLYAIAEVLRRQKGGCAVVMGGLSPRTRNAQVALYQSGEVDYLVATDAIGMGLNLDVDRIAFAGRSKFDGRRHRWLSHAEMGQIAGRAGRFRDNGEFGETNDCPAFEDDLIRAIEDHRYEPVTDLVWRNSELDYRSIKTLIASLARPSPRQCLRQNPYGLDEWVLRRMAEDSAIGPDVRGDRRVRRLWDLARLPDFRKAGHEGHGRLVLGLAETLSDPDARLGDTAMDERLKALDVTIGDIGLLQQRLAMIRTWTYASFRSDWLENPGYWRERTRDIEDRLSDALHDALTQRFVDRRTTALIAGLKREDLLSTDVSDTGEVTIEGHVVGKLVGLTFEPDASGSALEGKTLRSAAMQALEPVIAERLKAIAGAPETALTINENAQIVWNDAPIAQLVAGPHWLAPTATLLGGQEAEQHQQDAATTRINEWLGAEIQKRLPTHFKLKFSTDESALDGLARGLAFRLVESGAACDLRGEDRALLPGPEDRAKLKDAGIRSGRIAAHVPDAQKPAAQRLISLLLTLSDGRARQTAPEGAGSFELDGGWPDEDLAAQGYLRFGKRAVRADLAERLGWELSKRRKEADQAKFEIPPELASMVSCPLEDFHNVLKGFRIAPAEKDPETGAVTLWRFQSKAHVEAQEQRRAARKDARQQQRKSGPRKKAERGSGKPRHQNQNRRPPRREPDPDSPFAALAALLPDKPKPKPKPKKRKPKKPKPEAEATDSNTAATDASPASPEAVPTEVTPPNE; encoded by the coding sequence ATGGCCATCCTGAAAGCCATTCTCGGCCCCACCAATACCGGTAAGACCCATTATGCGCTCGAGCGGATGATGGGACATACAACCGGCATGATCGGCCTGCCGCTGCGATTGCTGGCGCGGGAGGTCTATGACCGTGTCGTGCAGGTGAAAGGCGACCGGGCTGTCGCTTTGGTCACTGGCGAAGAACGCATCATTCCGGATCAAGCGCGCTATTGGGTCTGTACCGTCGAGTCGATGCCGACCGATATCAGGGTCGAGTTTCTCGCCGTGGATGAAATCCAGATCGCGGAAGACGAGGATCGCGGGCATGTCTTCACCGACCGCATTCTCAATGCCCGCGGCACGCAGGAGACCCTTCTGCTCGGCGCCGAGACCATGCGCGAGGTTCTGCGCGAGCTTGAATTCGACATCTCCACCGACATTCGTGAGCGTTTCTCGACCCTGTCCTATGCCGGCCAGAAGAAGATCACCAAACTGCCCAAGCGCTCGGCGATTGTCGCGTTCAATGCCGACAAGCTTTATGCCATCGCCGAAGTGCTGCGGCGTCAGAAAGGCGGTTGCGCCGTGGTCATGGGCGGCCTCAGTCCGCGCACCCGCAATGCCCAGGTGGCGCTCTACCAGTCCGGCGAAGTGGATTATCTTGTCGCCACCGACGCGATCGGCATGGGCCTCAATCTGGATGTCGATCGCATCGCCTTTGCCGGGCGATCGAAGTTTGATGGGCGCCGCCATCGCTGGCTCAGCCATGCAGAAATGGGACAGATCGCTGGACGCGCTGGCCGCTTCCGGGACAATGGCGAGTTTGGCGAGACTAATGATTGCCCGGCCTTTGAGGACGACCTCATCCGCGCCATTGAGGATCATCGCTACGAGCCGGTCACCGACCTGGTCTGGCGCAATAGCGAGCTCGATTATCGTTCGATCAAGACCTTGATTGCCAGCCTGGCCCGTCCGAGCCCGCGGCAATGCCTGCGGCAAAACCCGTACGGGCTCGACGAGTGGGTGTTGCGGCGCATGGCGGAAGATTCTGCTATCGGCCCCGACGTGCGCGGGGATCGCCGCGTGCGCCGCCTCTGGGATCTCGCGCGCTTGCCGGATTTCCGTAAAGCCGGACATGAGGGGCATGGGCGCTTGGTCCTCGGATTGGCCGAGACCTTGTCAGATCCAGACGCGCGCCTGGGCGACACCGCCATGGATGAGCGCCTCAAGGCGCTGGACGTCACGATCGGCGATATTGGTCTCTTGCAGCAGCGCCTCGCCATGATCCGCACCTGGACTTACGCAAGTTTCAGGAGCGACTGGCTTGAAAATCCCGGCTATTGGCGCGAAAGAACGCGGGATATTGAAGACCGGCTATCAGATGCGCTACACGACGCGCTCACGCAGCGCTTTGTTGATCGCCGCACAACCGCCCTGATTGCAGGGCTGAAAAGGGAAGACCTCTTGAGTACCGACGTGTCCGATACCGGAGAAGTGACCATTGAAGGCCATGTGGTCGGCAAACTGGTCGGTTTGACCTTTGAGCCCGATGCCAGCGGGTCCGCGCTCGAAGGCAAAACCTTGCGCAGCGCCGCCATGCAGGCCCTGGAACCGGTCATCGCCGAGCGACTGAAAGCCATTGCCGGCGCGCCGGAGACGGCCCTGACAATCAATGAGAACGCCCAGATCGTCTGGAACGACGCTCCGATCGCGCAATTGGTCGCGGGGCCGCATTGGCTGGCCCCAACCGCGACTCTGCTCGGCGGGCAGGAAGCGGAACAGCACCAGCAGGATGCCGCGACCACGCGCATCAATGAATGGCTGGGCGCGGAAATCCAGAAACGCCTGCCGACGCATTTCAAGCTGAAATTCTCGACCGACGAGTCGGCGCTGGACGGCCTGGCACGCGGCCTCGCCTTCCGATTGGTTGAAAGCGGCGCCGCCTGCGATCTTCGCGGCGAAGACCGCGCCCTGCTGCCCGGCCCCGAAGATCGCGCCAAGCTCAAGGATGCCGGCATTCGCTCCGGACGCATCGCGGCGCATGTTCCGGATGCACAGAAACCAGCGGCCCAGAGACTGATCTCACTCCTGCTAACCCTGTCCGACGGCCGCGCCCGCCAGACCGCGCCGGAAGGGGCAGGCAGCTTTGAGCTGGATGGCGGCTGGCCGGATGAAGATCTCGCCGCACAAGGCTATTTGCGGTTCGGCAAACGCGCGGTGCGAGCCGACCTCGCCGAGCGACTGGGCTGGGAGCTGTCCAAGCGCCGCAAGGAAGCCGATCAGGCCAAATTCGAAATTCCACCAGAACTGGCCTCCATGGTCTCCTGCCCGCTTGAGGATTTTCATAATGTCCTCAAAGGTTTCCGGATTGCACCGGCGGAAAAGGATCCTGAAACCGGCGCCGTGACGCTGTGGCGGTTCCAATCCAAGGCGCATGTCGAAGCGCAGGAACAACGCCGCGCGGCGCGCAAGGATGCGCGCCAGCAGCAACGCAAATCCGGTCCGCGCAAAAAGGCCGAGCGCGGCTCTGGCAAACCGCGCCACCAAAACCAGAACCGGCGCCCCCCGCGGCGCGAGCCGGATCCCGACAGCCCCTTTGCAGCCTTGGCGGCGCTTCTGCCGGATAAACCCAAGCCCAAACCCAAGCCGAAGAAGCGCAAACCGAAGAAGCCCAAACCGGAAGCCGAGGCGACGGACAGCAACACAGCCGCAACAGACGCATCCCCAGCCTCTCCCGAGGCCGTTCCGACTGAGGTCACGCCGCCGAATGAGTGA
- a CDS encoding glycosyltransferase family 39 protein, which translates to MASKSVYSDSLGKLAIVIIAALLAMRLLLVVWSPLELYADEAQYWRWGQSLEWGYYSKPPMIAWVIHFSTALFGDSEAAIRIFAPLCHAVSAVFLLLLSRRLFGPFAGLVTVVAYLFMPGIVLSSGVISTDGVLFPFWSIALYLFWRLREDDLGWAGTVALGAAIGAGFLSKYAMLYFAIGIALTSLIDRDTRRAVLSHKGIAALLIAAALFAPHMLWNAANDFKTVSHTVDNANLGGQLFNLENLPKFLGDQMGVFGPVSFVALVAGLAFLRPRGELADLGDAAHAQRTKEYWLACFIVPVLIIIAFQAVLSRAHANWAATAYPAASVWIGGFLMRAKGWRIAFWAGLAFQAGIGVLATVVALGPASWTAAIGRDNDLKRVRGWNDLSQQLQREIDRLNPTAILVDEREVWHGIDYYLRDTPHPPLIMWRYNPGPKSYAEGVDLADLDHSRVLVASYRSNLRPPIKADFASWQPEGAISVDLGHRSNGCPIQRELRLYVASDYTPLPRTSDWLQAFKTEDGDGNRVDLHIDRPERCPKG; encoded by the coding sequence ATGGCCTCGAAATCCGTCTATTCTGATTCCCTCGGCAAGCTTGCAATCGTAATAATTGCAGCGCTTCTGGCGATGCGCCTCTTATTGGTCGTCTGGTCGCCGCTCGAACTTTATGCTGACGAGGCGCAATACTGGCGTTGGGGACAGAGCCTGGAATGGGGATATTACTCCAAACCGCCCATGATCGCCTGGGTGATCCATTTTTCGACGGCCCTTTTTGGCGATTCGGAGGCCGCGATCCGGATCTTCGCGCCGCTCTGTCATGCCGTGTCTGCGGTGTTTCTCCTGCTGCTCTCACGCCGTCTGTTCGGACCGTTCGCAGGCCTGGTCACAGTGGTCGCCTATCTGTTCATGCCCGGGATCGTTTTGTCCTCCGGCGTCATCTCCACCGACGGGGTCCTGTTCCCGTTCTGGAGCATCGCGCTGTATCTGTTCTGGCGCCTGCGCGAGGACGATCTCGGCTGGGCTGGAACGGTCGCGCTGGGCGCCGCGATCGGAGCCGGGTTCCTGTCCAAATATGCGATGCTGTACTTCGCCATCGGGATCGCGCTGACCAGCCTGATCGATCGCGACACACGCCGCGCCGTACTGAGCCACAAGGGAATCGCGGCCCTGCTGATCGCGGCGGCACTGTTCGCGCCGCATATGCTGTGGAACGCAGCAAATGATTTCAAGACGGTCAGCCACACGGTCGACAATGCCAATCTGGGGGGGCAGCTGTTCAACCTGGAAAATCTGCCAAAATTCCTCGGCGACCAGATGGGGGTGTTCGGGCCGGTGAGCTTTGTCGCGCTGGTCGCTGGCCTGGCCTTCCTGCGCCCGCGCGGCGAGCTGGCAGATCTGGGCGATGCCGCTCATGCGCAGCGCACCAAGGAATACTGGCTGGCCTGCTTCATCGTTCCGGTGCTGATCATCATCGCGTTTCAGGCGGTGCTGTCACGCGCCCACGCCAATTGGGCCGCAACGGCCTATCCTGCCGCCAGCGTCTGGATTGGCGGCTTTCTGATGCGCGCCAAAGGGTGGCGGATTGCCTTCTGGGCCGGCCTCGCCTTTCAGGCAGGGATTGGCGTACTGGCCACCGTCGTCGCCCTGGGACCGGCCAGCTGGACCGCCGCCATCGGACGCGACAATGACCTCAAACGCGTGCGCGGCTGGAACGACCTGTCGCAGCAATTACAGCGCGAGATTGACCGCCTGAACCCCACCGCCATCCTGGTGGATGAGCGCGAGGTCTGGCATGGCATCGACTATTATCTGAGAGACACCCCGCACCCGCCCTTGATCATGTGGCGCTACAATCCTGGTCCGAAGAGTTATGCCGAAGGGGTCGACCTGGCCGATCTGGATCATAGCCGCGTTCTGGTCGCCAGCTATCGGTCCAATCTTCGTCCGCCTATCAAGGCTGATTTTGCAAGCTGGCAGCCCGAAGGTGCGATTTCTGTCGACCTCGGACACCGCTCCAATGGCTGCCCGATCCAGCGCGAGCTGCGCCTCTATGTCGCCAGCGATTACACGCCGCTGCCGCGCACGTCAGACTGGCTCCAGGCGTTTAAAACCGAAGACGGGGACGGAAACCGGGTCGATCTTCATATTGATCGTCCAGAGCGCTGCCCTAAAGGCTAG